A genomic region of Papaver somniferum cultivar HN1 unplaced genomic scaffold, ASM357369v1 unplaced-scaffold_30, whole genome shotgun sequence contains the following coding sequences:
- the LOC113341662 gene encoding nitronate monooxygenase-like → MKFGGILGFDNGVMLAPMGVDIAGPELVAAVANAGGIGLIASPNDYAMTVKVINDTRKLTTKPFGAGILLEFEQENTIKGIFDEKLACLQVYWGDFPKEMVDEAHKRGIKVIHQVGSVKAAERAIAAGVDCIVAQGSEAGGHAAGTVSLTALVPRIVDAVGNRGIPVVAAGSIADARGYVAALALGAQGINVGTRLIATNEAYTNDYYKQQLFHYIFSYFYIFIHLNSIKI, encoded by the exons ATGAAATTTGGAGGAATTCTTGGGTTTGACAATGGAGTCATGCTAGCACCTATGGGTGTCGATATCGCTGGACCTGAACTGGTTGCTGCTGTTGCAAATGCTGGGGGAATAGGACTCATCGCAAGTCCT AATGATTATGCAATGACTGTGAAAGTGATAAATGATACAAGGAAACTAACTACTAAACCATTTGGAGCTGGGATATTGTTAGAGTTTGAACAAGAGAACACAATCAAAGGAATATTTGATGAGAAGTTGGCTTGTTTGCAAGTGTATTGGGGTGATTTTCCCAAAGAAATGGTTGATGAAGCTCATAAGCGTGGCATTAAAGTTATCCATCAG GTTGGGTCAGTGAAGGCAGCTGAAAGGGCAATAGCTGCAGGAGTGGATTGTATCGTAGCTCAAGGTTCCGAGGCTGGTGGTCATGCTGCTGGTACA GTTTCATTGACAGCATTAGTGCCAAGAATAGTTGATGCGGTTGGAAATAGAGGAATTCCTGTTGTAGCAGCTGGATCAATCGCTGATGCTCGGGGATACGTTGCTGCCCTTGCACTAGGTGCTCAGGGTATCAATGTAGGTACAAG GTTAATCGCTACAAATGAAGCGTACACAAATGACTATTACAAACAACAACTTTTTCATTACATTTttagctatttttacatttttatccatttaaacagtatcaaaatctaa